CGGCCGTCGTCGGGTCTAGTTTATTGTCAGATATCAAATATGTGTGCTGTCAGACCGCTTGATAAGAGTGTTAAACGCTACTCAGACGGAGAATGGCTCTTGCCTCTCGGAGCGAATAACTGATTTACGTGAAGCTGAACAGAGAATATCCCGATGGCTATCGCCGTTCCCTCACGATCGTGTTACTACGGATACTAGCTGAACACCGCCTGTTCTGAACGATATTACGGTTCTATGCGTGTAACGGAGATGGCCATACCCGAACCGTATCGACGATATCGCGACCCCTCACTACTCGTCGTGCTTCCGTTTGTTCGCCCCGATCATGCGTTTGGCGACTACAAACACGGTGAACCACAGCGAAATACCAGATCGATATACCCATACGCCAGAGATAGTCGTGGAAATGAACTCTACCTGAGGAATTTCTGATTATATCGTTGTATCCAGGGTACGAAATCGTTCGCGAGAGACGAAAGGTCAGACCTGTGTCGAATTTACTTCGATCACATTTGCTGCACCCCGAACGACCTCCGCTAACTCATCACGAAACCGTTCATCTTTGAATCGACTGGTAGGCCCCGAAATACTGATTGCACCCTGAATATCGCCGTTCTTATAGACGATCGGTGCCGCAACACACCGAAGCCCGGATAACGCCTCTTCGTCGTCGTAGGCGACGTTTTCCTGACGAATCGTTTCTAAATTGTCGAACAGTTCCTCTCGAGTCGTGATCGTGTTCTCGGTATGTGCAGGCATTCCGTGTTCGTCGATGATTTCCTCGACGCGTTCGCGGGGAAACTGCGCCAGAATCGCCTTCCCAAGTGCGGTGCAATGGAGGTCCTTTCGTTCTCCCGTGTATGAGGCGGTTCGAATTGCATTTTCCCCACGGGCCTTGTGCAGGTACACACCACGACCGTGTTCCTCGAC
Above is a genomic segment from Natribaculum luteum containing:
- a CDS encoding IclR family transcriptional regulator; translation: MSNPSTSSEGGRRIQAVETTCELLNALRERGGAGVSELTRETGYSKATVHAHLATLLENEFVVKRGKRYEISLKFVDFGEFAKNSVAIHDIAKQEVDKLAEQTGEVAQFMVEEHGRGVYLHKARGENAIRTASYTGERKDLHCTALGKAILAQFPRERVEEIIDEHGMPAHTENTITTREELFDNLETIRQENVAYDDEEALSGLRCVAAPIVYKNGDIQGAISISGPTSRFKDERFRDELAEVVRGAANVIEVNSTQV